A portion of the Musa acuminata AAA Group cultivar baxijiao chromosome BXJ1-1, Cavendish_Baxijiao_AAA, whole genome shotgun sequence genome contains these proteins:
- the LOC135587478 gene encoding uncharacterized protein LOC135587478: MSDSGVVMVYGNGAALTEPKKSSTFSVKVGLAQMLRGGVIMDVVTPEQARVVEEAGACAVMALERVPADIRAQGGVIPWAVPSSARNSGSEWADPFGPIWVYQGPNCSQIKLMGSPPISNLIYMLTMIFLKTFTVTCSGVSIASSGKLPTNFRRTFDEPSAMLLRTSDKLLDLRRSSWRVPTSFFGKLLDFSDSFP; the protein is encoded by the coding sequence ATGTCGGACAGCGGCGTCGTGATGGTCTACGGCAACGGCGCGGCCCTGACGGAGCCGAAGAAGTCGTCCACCTTCTCCGTGAAGGTGGGGCTGGCGCAGATGCTGCGTGGCGGGGTCATCATGGACGTGGTCACGCCCGAGCAGGCCCGCGTTGTCGAGGAGGCAGGCGCCTGTGCCGTCATGGCGCTCGAGCGTGTCCCTGCGGACATCCGTGCCCAAGGCGGTGTCatcccctgggcggtgccatcgtcggccaggaattctgggtccgaatgggctgatccattcggcccaatttgggtctatcaagggcctaattgctcccagattaagttaatgggatcacctcccatttctaacttaatctacatgctaactatgatatttcttaagacatttacggtaacttgttccggtgtgtcaatcgcttcttccggtaagcttccgacgaacttccggcgaacattcgacgaaccttcggcgatgctcctgcgtacttccgacaaactcctagacttgcgacgatcctcttggcgagttccgacgagcttctttggcaagctcctggacttctcggattcgttcccatag